ATCTACGGGATATGGTGAAAACGAAATTTGTTTCACCAGCATTTGAAGAGCTGACGGATACACAAATTAGAGACCTCAAAGTTGCAGTTAGACAGAGGTTCAAGACCAGCATTCACATATCAGTTTTTTATGTCGTTTTCACAAGGATAATGGCTAATAATTTGATTGAGAATAAATTattctcaattaaaataaaaaggagaaGTTTTACTATGAATTGGTCAGATTTGGACAATTCTAAAGTGGAACATGATgatgaaatcaagaattcaGATCCTgaaaaaattcaagaggagATGATTGATAAGTCAGGAGGTATCAAATTGAATCCTGATATTTATCAAGGTTATAACATTTCTATTTTTGAGTCTGCAGATTTTGATGGTGATGACAAAATGAAGAACCATACATAATTTCATATTTTATGTATAGGTTCAAATATCGTCAAAGTATGTTCCATTTTAAACCTATGAGAAGGTTATttggaaatattaaaaaaaaatcatcttttATGTGGAGTTTGGCATGAGAAAATAGAAGAAGTGGCTTGTTGCAAGACTAATATTTAGCTTGCATAAAAATCCAAAGGAAGAAGTTCATTGCAAGGCTAATCATCAATTGTAGAATTTCTTACGAAAGTCTCGTCCAAAACAAGATTCAAAAATTTGAGAAGACAATTGAAAATCTGCAGCAAAAGTGGTAAGGAGTAGTGTTGAGATATGCCACCTTTTCCTACAGATTTTTATCAGATTGAGCttgatatcaaaataatttagttattagAAAATAAGGATATTTGTTAACCAAAGATCATGTTGATTTGTTGATAAATATATTAGCTAAGATTTGCTGGTAGTagaaaattatattttgttgagatttttagaATAATTGTTTGTTGGATATTTTGTTAGTTTGTTTCGtgtaatcactataaatagtgagttgatgaatgtaaaacacaaactcatttttcaccttcaATATAAGTCTCTTATAAACTTTTTTTGCAacactaaggtgttgtttcataGTTTATGCCCCCAAAAACCAACATACggcttttatattttttctttgtaGTAGAAATATTACTCCTCTCTCGCTTGTGGAAGTAGGTCATTTGACCGAACCACATAAATTTTGGtgtcttttattttgctttgttatttgtctttattGGGTTGTCACAACCTTTTTTATATGGTCagttttaccgcctaattattatatggttGGTGTTTACCGCCTAACCATTATATGATCGATTATGCCGCCTATTTTATTCTAactttagtttatttatttttgggccGGTCCTAACAACTTCAATCAGAGGTGGAGTTAGGCATGATagctgccttttctttttccttttcggtATCAAATTCAGTAATGGGATCACTCTCACCAACTTGGTTTGTAATGATCATAATGTACTTTTAGATTTTGATAGTGATTGAACTATATTTATAGTCTATTAAATTATGCTTATTTGTTTTCCCAACCAAACAGTTAGCCAGTTTCATCTAAGCCATTTTGTTAATTTCTAGACAAGTGATTTTGCTATCAATTGTTTGCATCTTCACTGTCGTTCCAGCTATCATGTCCAACGAGAAACTATCGCATAACTAGCTAGCTGGGTGCCATGTTGGTAGTTGATGGACTACCAATTTGTAAACGAGACACAGCTGTTGGAGATTGTTTTTCAATATCTTTTCTCAAAGAACCAGTACTTATTTACATTTGTTTTATGTAACAAGATGGATATTGACATAATTGTTAATTTATACAAGCTAGATAGTTTCCATCTTTATCCTATTGACACGAAAGTCAACAAAGTAAAGTGTTCTTCCTGTTCTTAATTAATAACCATCAAATGTTGGACCGCACATTATCTTTTAGACAAGCTCATAGAAGTTTTGTATCGATTCAAGGACTTACTAATTCACATAGTCCACCTTGCACGTTAAATAAAATCAAGTGGAATCTCATATgttcaaacaaaaatttttcatttatttgagaACAACTGTTAAACATATTTAGTGGTTGTTCCGACAAGCTTCCACCACTAATGTTACTTCACAATGAAAATCGAAGGATACTAGAACTAGAAAGAGAGATTTGTTCCGCTCTACCTCTCCCGTTCTGTGCAAGGATTTGATTTTGGAGCTTTGTTTTGTTCCGTGCAAATTGAGATCAGCGATTCTGCAACTTGTTGCTCCAGTACAAAATCCAATACAACGGTAACAACACTAATTTGAAGATCTTTCACAAAGTGAAGTGAAAGAAAGTAaggtaaaggaaaaaaaaaaaaagttttccaCACACTTTTGGTtactaaaaaaaatattgagagaatataagaaattaataatgattaatagtagttattgaaatttttataagtaactaactatttttcttcaaaatcctcTAAAGTTTGCAAGACACAAAATGCAGACAAGTgtaagaaaatgcaagaaaaattttcaactttctaACCGACCAAACATGCATGAAAGATAAATAACTAATTTTCCTTTACTTTCCCACACATCTCCTTGCAAACGACATTAATGTTTACCAAACCCAAGATATTCCATCAGACTAAGTCAGTTTGCCTATTACCCACCTAAATTCATTAATCCCTTGCTCTAATCTCACCTTATCacataaaataatttagatctaCCAGTAAACAACATTAGTGAAATGAGGGATTCTGCTTTGTCTGTTTGTACATTTCCCACTGTTTATATCCAATCGATGGCAAGTGGCAACTACATATTGTCCCAACTGCAGCCAACTAAGCCGAGGACTCTATTACCACCAACTTCAcaggggccaaaaaaaaaaaaaaccagtatAGAGATGGATCACCAGAAACAATTCTCTACTCCTCATGTGCTAGTATTCCCTTTACCACTTCAGGGTCCTGTGAATTGTATGCTCAATCTGGCTGAACTGTTCTGCCTTGGTGATTTGCATGTTACCTTCATCAACACTGACCACGTCCAGGACCGATTGAGAAGTTGCAGCGATGTTGAATCCCGCTTCGAGCGTTATCCCAATTTCAGGTTTCATACAATCCCAGATGGCCTTCCCGAAGATAGTCCTCGTACGGGTGGTCATATTCTCAAGTTAATACAGTCTTTGGAAGTTGTGAGCCAGCCAATTTTCAGGGCGATGGTAACCTCTGGTTCCCTGGGTCATAACTCGGAAAAGCCGGCCACTTGTATTATAGCTGATGGAATCTTCAGCTTTGCCGTTGATATTGCTAAAGAGATTGGGGTTCCACTCATTTACTTTGACACTATCAGTCCCTGTGGGCTCTGGACTTACCTATGCATACCTAAGCTCATTGAAGCTCAAGAATTCCCTTTTAAAGGTTAGTCATCGCACTTGAATTTCTTCACATTGATTAGTGGCGCGCTTTGTAATGAGTAAATTTTTCCCAGAAAACGAatgagtatatatatatctgtATCTTCCTTAAAGTCCCAAAGCTGAACAATTTAACCGCAGGCTAGCATCAGACATGTCTTAATTCTTTtgtattttatgttatttacCATTTGATACAGGGGATGATTTGGATGCACCGTTAAGCAGCTTGCAGGAGATGGAATGCATTATGAGACGCCGCGATCTTCCAAGCTTTTGCCGTGTGAGGGAGATTGATGACCCTTTAATCCGAATTATTCTGGAGGAGGACCGACAGCTCCCGCTAGCCCAGGCGATAATTTTCAATACCTTTGAGGAGCTCGACAGAGGCACACTTTCACTCATGCGAACTCTGGGCCCGACAGTGTACGCCATAGGGCCGCTCCACACCCACCTCAAGTCAAGATTGGCTGCCACAACTTCTCCGCCGGCCTCTTCACATAGCCTGTGGAAAGAAGATAAAAGCTGCATTGCCTGGCTCAATGACCAACCGGTCAAGTCTGTGATTTATGTCAGCATAGGAAGTCTTGCGACCATGACCAAGGATCAGCTGATGGAGATTTGGTATGGCTTGGTCAACAGTGGGGTGAGGTTCTTGTGGGTTCAGAGACCGGGGTCTATTGCTGGATCTGCTGCAAAGGGGGATCAAATTCCTGAGGAATTGGCTAAAGCAACCCAGGAAAGAGGGTATATTGTGGATTGGGCACCCCAGGAAGAGGTTTTGGGGCATCCTGGAATTGGTGGGTTTTTGACTCACAGCGGTTGGAATTCAACGCTGGAGAGCATAGCGGAGGGAGTTCCAATGATAGGGTGGCCGTACTTTGTTGACCAACAAGTTAACAGTAGGTATCTTTTGGAGGTTTGGAAACTGGGATTGGACATGAAAGATACATGTGATCGAGTCATTGTTGAGAAGATGGTCAAAGATGTTATGCAGTTGAGAAGGGATGAATTCTTGCCAAGGGCAAATGAAATGGCAAAATTGGCTAACTCAAGTGTGAGTGAAGGTGGATCTTCATACAACGACTTGGACAATCTGATTGAGGACATCAAATTGATGACGTTGAAGGCATAAAATGTTTTTAGCATGGCTGAAATATGCTGTCAGGACTCAGGACCAAAGTTTGACACGAAACAAGCAGCGATGATTATTATGATAATGCTTGCACCCCAAGCATTTTGCAAATAATACCGAGATTCAGCCTATGAAGGTGGACTTGGCAAAGTTTggagtttcttcttcctcatttcttgtGCTTCGAGAAGATCAATATCGGACGAAATAAATATTTTGAGAGTCTATGAGTATGTCATCGTTGGACTACGAGTGCATTTGATAAATCTagagtttgaaaattgaaatttgaaatttgaataagttaagttattgaattgttaagtactaaatttaatatatttgagtgtatgtcatattaaataataaattaatagtttattacttctttcttgaaataaatttatctaaaaattttaatgttatttaattaattaaaatgttCTATATTTGGTTATAAAATGCATCTAAATATGTTAAAATCCAAACTTATCAAGtttaaattaaatattgaatCAGGTTATTAAATAGGTCTAAGTTGCAAAATCCTCTTTGAATTGAAGTTCGGAGTTGACATCTATCTTAAGAAGATTGTGTAGCCTACTGATTTACACGATTGTGTCTTGAGTGGTATGCTTATAAAGTAGAGGATATTTTTCATTCTAATCGATTAGTTACTTTGGCAACAAGAACTGACGCACTAGGCTGTTTATCTAGAATATATGGGCTACTAAAGTTGCCCCAGTGGGATCCGCGGATGATCGTGCGGTGTGGGCCTTGACAGAATCAGGAGATTTCTCCATTGCTTCCACGTACGTGCTGCTTGGTAGTCAGTCCCCCTCATCTTTCATGTTTGATAGGGTTTGGCACCCTGTACTTCCAATCAAGATATCATTCTTCATGGTAAGATTGCTGCGGGATCGTTTACCGTTGGCATCGTCCCTAGGAAGGTTGCAAGTGTATGGCCCTTCCAAGTGTTTTTGCTGCTTGGCCTCGCAATCTGAGTCGTTGGATCATGTCTTTGCGGAAGGTGAGTTAGCTCTTTTTCTGTGGACCTTTTTTGGGAATAGCGCTGGAGTGAGTTATAGAGGTATGGGGGTCCGGTCGCGTTTGGCGGCTTGGTGGTGCCAACCGGTTCGGCACTCTCGTCTGGAATCATTACATTCGGTTTTGCCTTGCATTATTTGTTGGCATATTTGGTTGGCACGGAATCTTGCAATTTTTGAAGGGCAGCTCCTGCGTCGACAGACCATTTGTGACCGTATCTTGGCAGATGTCGTAGGGCTATTTTCCAGAAAGTTTGCAGGTGCGTTTATTGGGGTTGGCTCCTGGTCGGCGGTCCTCTCCATCTTCTCTGGGTGGAGGCCTCGGTATTCCCATAGAGTGGTTTGTTGGGAATTTCCAGTCCAGGGAGCCTTCAAGTTAAATACGGATGGGTGCTCGCTTGGCAACCCGGGCGTTAGTGGTAGGGGTGGTGTGCTTGGGGACTCGTCTGGTGCATTGTTGTTTGGCTTTTCTGTTCCGTTTGGGGAACTTACATGTCTGCAAGCGGAGATAAAGGCTTTGGTGTTTGGGGTGCAACAATGCCGTCTTCGGGGTTTCTCGTGGATTCGGGTGGAGGTGGATTCTCTTGTGTTAGTCAACCTCCTGGTAAGACAAGTCAGGTGTCCGTGGTCAGTTCGGTCGGATCTGGAATCGTTACAGGCTGTCCAAGGGTTGGAGTGGACAGTGGGGCATTGTTATCGGGAAATGAATCAAGTGGCGGATGCCTTAGCCAAGGTTGGGGCACATTCTGAGGGTACTATTTTGTATACGACACAGTCTGAGTTGCCAAGGGTGGCAAGGGGGGCCTTAGGTTTAGATAGGTCGCAGATTCCTGCGATTCGTACTCGAGCTATTTCTCACTGAAGCCtgtatattttgattttcttgattctaataaaaaaaggctttgttgtgttaaaaaaaaaaaatatgggcTGCTATGCCTGTTTGTATTCTATTTCAATTCCTTAGCCAGGCGTAGAATTTATTTTGTCATATTATTTTAATTCTGGAAGACAAAGCACTATATGGTATATGACAAGCGCGGGATATGCATATAATAATTAAGTTCGTTCcacaatcaaattttatatttataaatttctaaATACCTTACACGCGAttttctgcaagtatacaggtcataATTGAGTATACAGTATTAAGAGTTGAACCcataaaaaaaattgtcaattaCCGATgttttttgaactttttcatTATTTAGACACTGATAAGTACAAAAAAGTAAATCTACTCTATGTATATGAGGTAAAAGTAATACAAATAACAATAAAAGCTCTtagaggtatggaattcctaattactcttgcaagcaaaattacaagttaattgaatgttattatcttggctagttatggagTAATTTTCTAACATATGTGAAACTAACTCTCATAGTGAACTGACTATACTTGTAACCaagccatacctactctcgtggttatgaaattagctacaagtttattttttttatgaaattatatgaaacaaatcactaaaaccacaaaaGTGTACATCTACTCTTATGAGTATACTCCCCAAGTATAGCATTTCTttaaactagtgttaaatccctattttcattgaagaaatagCACTTTTAAATAATCATAATTAATAGTACatgttaatcatgattagaaaagtaaaagtgataaataacttgttcaaaataatgtcatcaaataatcaaataaatatcacaaacaaaatataaaaaattcattcGTAAATCGAGGCAAAAGCTTTAGCCACACATGATAAAataacatgaaatcaaatacaaaagagaaactGACAGGAAAAAAGTCACCCCTGTCATATGAGCTCCAACTCTCCATCTTTGTTCCTcaattcttcatccaaatctagttATAATtacaagaaggataaactacactaactatacTAAACTAATGAAATAAACTaatgaattaagaaaaattagtgaagactacattttggCAGTGTCTCTGGTCTTCCAAAGTTATGAAACAAGCTCTCCAAATGCCCCATTTGTAGAAGAATTCAAGTCACAAATCAGATGTTTCTAGTTGGCAAATTTGCCTCTTGAAATCTCCAAAGGTTATTTTTACAAGTTTCTATACTGAAATTCTTGTAGATAAATTAGACAAAAAACTTATGTAAATAGAGCACAAGTTACAAAACAAATTGTAGCTGCATTTGAAGAATATGCAGCCTCAAAAAATGCGTGCCGAGGTCATGTATTCATAGCTCaggttttttcttttgtaggtTTTCTCATTTCTGGCTAGTCTTCaactttgctctatttttgcACCAATTTcaaatgatattttcttgatgatagagACTGAAATAGCTATAttgcaaaacatgaaaattgtaattCTTTGAGTTTGCTTTCCAATGCCTCAAAAATCAGCTAATTTGGAACTTTGTTTACagagaaataaccaaaacacCCTTGACCGGTCAATCCCCTGTTTCAACTTTCGacaacaaaaatggcccactattttttgactttttgactagGAAATCTCATGAACTGGATTTGATGTCCCATAAAAAGTATAGAGCCATGTGCTAGTTTCAAAATAtctcaagaatcacctcaatccgatgcttgtagctcaagatatagtcaaaataccaataggtgtcaaaactggaaaacttccttttttttatacttAATTGTATTTCATCTTTGCACTTCATATCCTCTTTAAAATCActtaaaatcatcaataattattcaaatatcttctcatgtcactccatttgatgattgaattattaaacctacaaaaatatgaagttttcgTCACTTTGATCCATAGAAATACAATGTTTGAcacttaaaccataaaaatgcaaacttcactaaaaacttagttaattagttataaaaataattaaaacacaccaaaactaaataataaaacatgtTTAAATCACACAAAATGCACACTTATCAGTATATACTAAATTTAGCTAATTTCAAGCACCATACATGTCAATCATCGGAGATTTTATCCAAAAGCAAAAGACTCCAACGATAGGAAGAAGGACGCTTATCCAAAATAATGCATATTTAGACAAAACATCAGCAGCCATGTTAATGTGTAAGATGAAGCTTTAACTGGTGTAGACCTGAGACGCTGGTGGCTTTCTTCCTTCTGTTTATATCTTTGCTTTTAgaacatggaaaaaaaaatggattgggAAGTTCTTGACATCGATTtttgtcttctaatgaaattaaaaaattatggcAAGGGAATTGAGATCCCTAGTTTAAAAATCAAAGGCCACAAAGATCGATAGtagaaaaataatttcatgCAGTCTATCATCCACATAACGAAATATAAATGTGTGTATGACACTTTTAAATCGTAACTTACCATAAGAAGTAATTTGCACTATCAGTTTTTGGTACTAATTTAATTGGTCAAATCTCAAATCGGTCCCTTTCTAAAATGAACCTCAACTTTATACTTGAATGTTGAATCAATTTCCATATCAATGGCAAAATATTTTATGACTTCCTGTACTCTCTTCATTCTCTAGATGGCCAAACAGAACTTAGCTGCATCCTATAATCCCCTTGATGCCCAAATTtagtcttttttttccctccccgGTTATGTTTAACCTTCGGGCTCCTGGACGACTtagggtttacagttctttcaGAATTTTTTCCTTTACAATTTAGCAAGTTTCATACCAATATGGCATTGCAATTATAAAAACAGACCGTATGTTGACAATAGGAAACAGAAATAGGGACGGTTAAAGGTAATGCGGATTGTTTGTCCAATTATAGAACTTGGAATGCTGATTTCCGTTTTTATTACCTACTGGACGTAATTAATAGATTTGGTTACGGAGAGCAGTTACAAATACTTTTTCCAGTGGTTGAAGCTCCAAGGAATCCACCATTACATGAATCTATCATTCTATTATTGTATTATGATCAATTCTCTAGAAACATTCAACTTAATTATTTAAAGGGTCTGGACACCCGTTAAAATGTATGTCAGGTGTTAGATTTATAGATAAataagattaattaggaaaaaatgtataaatgcaATGGAGTATGGTAATTATTAATATGTGTATATACATAATAGGTTTAATGGAATTTAGATATGTTAAATAGTACCCATTGAGCACTCATTAGAAAAACCCTTAtttaaaaagcaagaaaaaagcTCTTCAGATATATAttcaaattaattaaaaaattgatCTTGCCCCAATTCGTATGCCA
The genomic region above belongs to Coffea arabica cultivar ET-39 chromosome 7c, Coffea Arabica ET-39 HiFi, whole genome shotgun sequence and contains:
- the LOC113697740 gene encoding 7-deoxyloganetic acid glucosyltransferase-like, translating into MDHQKQFSTPHVLVFPLPLQGPVNCMLNLAELFCLGDLHVTFINTDHVQDRLRSCSDVESRFERYPNFRFHTIPDGLPEDSPRTGGHILKLIQSLEVVSQPIFRAMVTSGSLGHNSEKPATCIIADGIFSFAVDIAKEIGVPLIYFDTISPCGLWTYLCIPKLIEAQEFPFKGDDLDAPLSSLQEMECIMRRRDLPSFCRVREIDDPLIRIILEEDRQLPLAQAIIFNTFEELDRGTLSLMRTLGPTVYAIGPLHTHLKSRLAATTSPPASSHSLWKEDKSCIAWLNDQPVKSVIYVSIGSLATMTKDQLMEIWYGLVNSGVRFLWVQRPGSIAGSAAKGDQIPEELAKATQERGYIVDWAPQEEVLGHPGIGGFLTHSGWNSTLESIAEGVPMIGWPYFVDQQVNSRYLLEVWKLGLDMKDTCDRVIVEKMVKDVMQLRRDEFLPRANEMAKLANSSVSEGGSSYNDLDNLIEDIKLMTLKA